In Clupea harengus chromosome 1, Ch_v2.0.2, whole genome shotgun sequence, one DNA window encodes the following:
- the emp2 gene encoding epithelial membrane protein 2, with protein sequence MLVILAFIILFHIVSAILLFIATINNAWWVVGPDTNPIYADLWYTCNNTFCGPIPNSATTAAAYLQAVQATMILSTILCCVGFFVFILQLFRLKQGERFVFTAIIQLLSSLCVMIGASVYTAQHTGFQEKKLELGNYGYTFVLAWIAFPMTLISGLMYLVLRKRK encoded by the exons ATGTTGGTAATACTAgccttcatcatcctcttccaCATAGTCTCCGCCATCCTTCTATTCATAGCAACAATAAACAAT GCCTGGTGGGTCGTAGGGCCGGATACGAATCCCATCTACGCTGACCTGTGGTACACCTGCAATAACACGTTCTGCGGACCCATACCGAACAGCGCAACCACTGCAGCAG CCTACCTCCAGGCTGTCCAGGCTACCATGATCCTGTCGACCATCTTGTGCTGTGTGGGCTTCTTCGTCTTCATCCTGCAGCTCTTCCGTCTGAAGCAGGGCGAGAGATTCGTCTTCACCGCCATCATCCAGCTGCTCTCTT ctctgtgtgtgatgATCGGAGCCTCGGTGTACACTGCCCAGCACACGGGCTTCCAGGAGAAGAAGCTGGAACTGGGCAACTATGGATACACCTTCGTCTTAGCCTGGATCGCCTTCCCCATGACTTTGATCAGTGGGCTGATGTATCTAGTTTTGAGAAAGCGCAAATAG